CACAGCAGCATCAGGAAGATGAACTGCGATAATGGGTTAAACGGCTGAGTGATGCAAAGCAAAGCCAGAATGGCCGAAAAGGCAACGATCACGCCCAGAAGGATCCGCCGGGCGGTATGGCTGATATGACTCAGTTCTTTCTTCTGGTCGAGATGCTGGGTCCGATGACTGAAGTTTTCCGGCAGCTTTTCAAGCCAGCCATGCCAGCTCTCGCGCCAGGCCTGAATCCGGCCGAAGGAGCGTATACGCGGCCGTCCGGCTTGCCCGCTTGCGCGAAGCAGCAGCCACAGGCTTTGAATACCGTAACGGACGACATCCAGCGGGCGCGGTCTGTCCGGATTAATATGCGGATAAAACCGAGAGTGACCGTCACGTATACGCTGCCAGCGCGGACCTTCAAGCGGCAAAAAAATCCAGGCCAGAATCAAGACGATGCAGCCCAGCATCGCGCTAAACAGAGGGGCACCGTTGCGGCGGAAAGTATGAAAACGCTCTCCCAACCGCTGACTGGCAGCAGGGAGGCCAGACTACTCATGCCTTTTTCCCTGAAAGGTTCAACAGGCTCCAGTTGGCGAGGGTCATGATTTCCTCAGCAATCAGCGAATCCGGACGGTACTCGCCCAGTGGCTGTTTAACCGCAGCACTTTCGGCCATCGCCTCATCGCGGTGGAGGACAATCGGGATCATTGTGCGCTGGCTCTGAAGCCAGACCTGGTAGATATCATCCTGCAGCTGGCTGGCCACCAGCAGGTAGTTCACCAGGATATGAGCCCCTTTAGGTAGGGCCTGCTGGTGCAAACGGATATGGCAGTTGGTGTCTGGTTTAACCACCGTCACCACACTGTCGGTTTGCGCCAGAATCTGGCGGGTCAGGGCGCTAAAGCCGTGGGGCAGATCCAGCAAAATCCACTGGTACTGCTGGCTCGCTTTTAAGTCGGCAAGAAAATGACTGAATTGCCCAAGGGCTTTTTCCACCGTATCGAATGTTTCACGCTCGGCCGGACTAAGCTGGCCAAACGGCAATACGTCAAGATGGCTGGTATAGCGCCACGCACTTTTGCGCCAGTCTTCGTTAT
This Klebsiella michiganensis DNA region includes the following protein-coding sequences:
- a CDS encoding cell division protein, whose product is MAVIGLQGLRGGVGTTSITAALGWSLQQLGESVLVIDISPDNLLRLFYNIDFAEPKGWARAMLDNEDWRKSAWRYTSHLDVLPFGQLSPAERETFDTVEKALGQFSHFLADLKASQQYQWILLDLPHGFSALTRQILAQTDSVVTVVKPDTNCHIRLHQQALPKGAHILVNYLLVASQLQDDIYQVWLQSQRTMIPIVLHRDEAMAESAAVKQPLGEYRPDSLIAEEIMTLANWSLLNLSGKKA